The region CTTATTTTCTGGCATAATAATCTCAGAGTCTGCAGATTCCTGTAATTCAAGCTCATATTTTGATTGGCGTCACAAAAAGCACATTGCTCCGATCGGATCTCTCTCTGATGTCATGGAAATGGGATGATTCAAATAAAACGATTCACTCCCGCATTCGTACGTCCCCCTGTTATTGTCGACCTTCTGGATCTTCGGCCTTAAGCGAAATGTGCtgtaaataataattcaaGCAAATCTTATTAAACTCATCGTAAAGCCAACAAAATTTGTGAATATTTAGTATTCGTTGTGGGATCGCAAATTAACGCCGCGTGAATcacaaaaagtaaaaagtgTACTCTGAAAAACCGAAGCGaaacttaaaaatatatacgagtatatacaagtatatgtacatgtatgtatacaaGAGAGCAAATAAGACAGAAACTCATcacaaaaggaaaacgaaaaaggagaaacgagaaacgacaaacacaaaaaaacttGTTGCTCTAGAGAAACGAgataaaacaacaagaaaaagacAAGAACAATCAACTGGTTGTTGTCGGCGCagcagttttttttgtttccatACTCTACATTTACACGTGCAAGAAACTCCGGGGACACGATGCACTCGCAGTGCATGGCTGTGtgcagatacatacatacttatttAACTGCGTTATCCGAGTACATAACACACctgacagacagccagaccaAATAATTAGcgagccaagccaagccgcCTGTTGGAGAGCCGGCCCCGTAGCGACAACAAAACCCACACCAACAATGACCCCGCAACGCTTGAGGGGACAGCAACAACCATAGCAACAACCACTATATCAACAAAAGCTAATACATTTTGCAACAAAAGCATGAAAAATGACTTACGCACCCCGAAGTGAACATACCCTAGTAGTTGAGGGACTGGAATATCCATTGAAATTTTATCCAAGTCTTTGGGGGCtagttttttgtttacatCAATATTCTGTTCGCCCATAGAGCCTTTAAATACCATTGTTATATTTTTCGAGCATCTTCTTGCTGTTACAAACAACTGACGAAAATTACAAATACCCTCTGCGCATATAAGGGGGAAAATCCAAGTTCAAAACATGGCTAtgactgtgtctgtggctATGTGTATTTACCCCCATGGATTCAAGTTTCGTAGTCTCCGCACGTCTGTGGATCGAATCGAGTCCGAGTCAGAACCTAGCGACAATTGCAGCCGTGGCTAATGACAAACCTGAACTGTGTCTGGCGGCCATTAAGTGCAACAGCTCCGAGTTCTCGGTAATTTTTTCAGCTGGGAAACTCGGCGAAAAAATAAGTACAGCACCGCGAATGAGTATTACCATCGTATGGATTATGAATGACCTGCACTCGGCGAATGAATCGGGGCtattcatatatgtattatacatgtatgtacatatggcaaCTTCCTGAGcatctaaataaataatttatgtacACATTTGCTGAGCAAAACCAAGAGTAAGCCACCCCCCTTTCAGTGAGGGAAAAGGGTGTCTGCTTGTTGAGCTTTCacagtatgtatgtacatacatatgtatatgcttatCAGATCCCAATTGCATGTCTCGGTTAATTTAGCTGTTAATTGTCATCTTTCAATTACACGTTCTAGACACGCATATGTGTGTCCTGTTGCATAATGCGTAACTCTTCTCTCAGTCTCacactctctatctctatctgtgtATCCCCCCATTTCCGTCTCTTCGGTGTTCGCTGCGATGGACACAGAAGATACAATTTGGCGCCAAACAACGCAATTCAGAGTTTGTTCTGGGTGTGGTCCCCCTCCAATCCccattaaaatatatgtatatatacatatatatgtatccaTCTCTTTATTGCAGTAAGaaaagtattttattttggagGGTTGTTTTCTGCTCTTTTCGGGGGCGCACCACTCTCCACTAATGATCTCAGACCCTTGTTGGAGTACTCGGTATTTGGCGAAAATAATTTGCATTCCATTCTCATTTCCGTCTGACGTCATTGAAGCTGCCTGCCGCTGACAGCTTTCTGTGGAATGTGGCACACAACATTGTCTCTGTCTCGGCCATTTTGATATGAATTGTGTAATGTCCTCGTTAGCGAAAAACGGGGCTAAGTAAAAGTTGGAGAGGAAAAGCTGGCTTCCCAAACGGGTTCCAAGTCGGCGAActcttttcatttcttttgtaGTACCCGAGTATTACCTACTTGTTTGCactatacgagtatttctgtTGATTAGTGTAGCAAAGTGGGACAATTAGCAGAGCGGCCAACACTCACtttgtttaaatattacaATGCGATTTTTGGGTCAATTTTGAGATGAAATCATTCATAGCCAGCCGCCGCCGCGGCCGCCCACAGAGATATTCCGATCTCTGTTCGAGTTCTCGAGCTCTAAACGAGTGGAAATTGGAATTGAGGTATGCCCACTCACTGACCGCACATACACATCGTGTTGAGAtacatacacagatacagtaCTCGTCTACAATATGGATACAGATGTTTAAGCAAACGAGCTGGTATGCATCATGAAATCAagtaaattcaattaataCTCGTAGAGCTGTCGTTGGTGTTGAGAGATCAAAGTTGCTCTTGCATTGTCTGGCTCTCGCTGGGACCCTCGATCGTCATAAAAAAGCACCCAAATTGCAGTGCACTTTAGACCTTGTGAAGATTTATCCCGCAGCATTGTCgtgtgtgaatgtgaatgccAAGTGGGATGTGGGAGATGTGAAGGTTCTGTTTGAAGGTTACTCTGTTCTGTTCACCTTATCTAATCGCCGCGTCCTCTGCACAAGTTTTGTTTGCCTGCAAATACCATTTTTAGTCTAATATTAATTGTAGTGCTAACTGGGTATTACGTAACGCGTTTACTTATTTTAATTATCATTAGTTAGCCGCCGGGGATGAGCACCGCTGGCCGCTGGCGTGCCTGGACATGTCTGGGGGAGGCGGCATCCCTGAGGTCAGCTCCGGGTCTCGGCGGTAATTAAGTCTTTCAGCATGGTAATTGGCAGCTCCCTTGCACtccattttcaattaaactaAACGAGCGGGCAGCTGATTAATTTGAACTATATTTAGCTGCAAGTGTTGGCAGCGGCCAGCTAGCTGCCTTATGCAATGCGAGCCATTTATGGCCCAAGTTTGTCGACCGGTCTAGATCGATAGTTACACTGCAGCACTGCAGCACTTTTTCTAACCACATGACTAtcctttctgtctgtctgtccacaGGTCATCGGCATTCTGAGTATTGTGTATGGCGTGCTGATCCTTAAGAGCATTGGCACCATTGAGGTGAATGGACAGGTGGGCTTTCCCCCGCAGGCCCTCATGCCGATCATCTTGATCGGCATCGGGTCGATTGTCGTGTTCATCTCGTTCCTGGGCTGCTGTGGAGCGATACGCGAGTCTGTGTGCATGACCATGAGCTATGCCGTCTTCCTGTTGATCCTGCTGATCGTGCAGCTGACCATTGTGGTGCTGCTGTACACCAACAAGGACAAGTTCGAGGAAGCCATGGGCAGGGTAGTCGACCAGGCCTGGGAGTCGCGTGAGGCCCGTGAGGGAGGTGTCTTTGATGCTATTCAGAAATCGGTGAGTAATCCTCGCACAATTTgatgtttatttattgcaatGCTAACGAGTTCCTTCCCGCATCCTAGTTGAAATGCTGCGGTCGTGCTTCGTCGGCCGATTATTTGATCAATCTGCAAGCACTGCCCGATAGCTGCTGCGACGGAAGCTGCCTGAACCCGGCTAACATCTATGGAGGATGCCGTGGCAAGTTCGTGGACTTTATGTCTGTCAGCACTGACAACGCCAAGTATGTGGCCATCGGCCTGATTGGAGTTGAGGTGAGTGCTGCCATAAGATTACACCTTTGGAGCCAGTTAAATAATCAAATTACAATTACAGCTGGTTGGCTTCATCTTCGCCTGCTGCTTGGCCAACAACGTGCGCAACTACAAGCGTCGGAATGCATACTAAGGCAATGTGCAGCTCAgacgcatccgcatccgcacaacatccacaaaacacacacaaaaacactcacacacattcTCATTAACTCTTTATCGTCGTTGAACgcacacctacacacacacagaactcGAAAAAATTAAGCCAAGGAGGAGAGAGAACACATTGGAGTAAACCATTTggttaaaaataattaaattatttgtcAAAAAATTAAGGAGTAGACAAAAAAATTGCTTAGTCTAAGGCGATATGAAACGCTTACATTTTGTATATCCTATGTATTATTGAAATAATTCGTATATTTGCGTACTGAATGAGCTAGCGATACAATTCCCAAAGCCTTTGTACAATCCACTCGAACTTGTTGAGCCGAAATCCGAGCGAGAACAACCCTAATGGAGCTGGTGGTAGAGCCACGCTGAAACGTAACCATAaccattttattgtttttttaacTGTTGAAAAACCCCCGCTCCAAATGAAATATACCTTTATATAAAGttattaaatatacaatacatacatatatgtacactgTTCATTCTATTCATATTTGTATAGTAGAATCTCTGGATAAgatttgaatttttgtaaaaATGCATCAGGTCAGCGAGAACCCGAACATTTATGAATAAAGCATTTACTATGTATTTATATACCACAGCCATGTTATTATATAATTTCACTGGTAAAcatgcccccctcccctgTAATCGCTGGGCTTTGTTGGGTCCTTGGTTGCCATGGCACCAACCTATTGCCCTTATTCGCTTCACTAAACGTATGCCCTGCAGTGTacaccatatatatatatatatatggtatatatatatatatatatatatatatatatatatatatatatatatttgtacacCTGCGTACCAAATAGGCACAGGCCTATAAGTAATAATTGAAGTGTCATCTGTATCCGTATAAACCGAAGTGTTCACACTTATTTTTGACTGCTCTGCTGGTGAAAGTATGGCTCAGTTCATTTTACGCATCGGACATGTGTTGTGTGCTCCAAAACTGTCTGAAACATGTCCTTTTCGTTGCATCGCTCGTAATACACATGATTATAATCTGTTGTATGCTGCAGGACTACAAGCGTATTCGTCATGGAACTACCAGTAAGC is a window of Drosophila pseudoobscura strain MV-25-SWS-2005 chromosome 3, UCI_Dpse_MV25, whole genome shotgun sequence DNA encoding:
- the Tsp42Ee gene encoding 23 kDa integral membrane protein, with the protein product MWAKFVLSINPRSHCFCIVEFPVERVGYALVRTKFFKTKGDFRKTPIKMDCGTSLAKYILFIFNTIVSVIGILSIVYGVLILKSIGTIEVNGQVGFPPQALMPIILIGIGSIVVFISFLGCCGAIRESVCMTMSYAVFLLILLIVQLTIVVLLYTNKDKFEEAMGRVVDQAWESREAREGGVFDAIQKSLKCCGRASSADYLINLQALPDSCCDGSCLNPANIYGGCRGKFVDFMSVSTDNAKYVAIGLIGVELVGFIFACCLANNVRNYKRRNAY